A section of the Arcobacter roscoffensis genome encodes:
- a CDS encoding YitT family protein, which yields MSKLLKNEELKNYLLITFASIILALGVVGFFTPNMIITGGTAGLSLLLYYITDLSIGTLIVAVNIPLLIVGWKYLGKMFAIKTVFTIAIISLLIDFFDKVLNIQAFVKDPFLGSIFGGIFIGIGLALVIKANASAGGSTIVAKIVASKSEIKPSTVIMVIDSFIILSSLFIFDDTARVLYSIVSIYVSSKIIDTILTGRLNKKVVYLVTNETELLRKLIAKQLGPEGTIIKGDGLYQDQEKKMILLVVEVGKLQVLRQIVKQNDPDGFLIITEATEMLGRGH from the coding sequence ATGAGTAAACTTCTAAAAAATGAAGAGTTAAAAAACTATTTACTAATCACCTTTGCTTCTATTATTTTAGCCTTAGGTGTTGTTGGTTTTTTCACTCCAAATATGATTATTACAGGTGGAACAGCAGGACTTTCACTTCTTTTGTATTATATTACAGATTTAAGTATTGGTACTTTAATTGTAGCTGTTAATATTCCTTTGCTTATTGTGGGCTGGAAATATTTAGGAAAAATGTTTGCAATAAAAACTGTATTTACTATTGCTATAATATCTTTACTTATTGATTTTTTTGACAAGGTTTTAAATATACAAGCTTTTGTAAAAGACCCTTTTTTAGGTTCAATATTTGGTGGTATTTTTATTGGTATAGGATTAGCTCTAGTTATAAAAGCAAATGCAAGTGCAGGTGGTTCAACTATTGTTGCTAAAATAGTAGCATCAAAAAGTGAGATAAAACCCTCAACTGTTATTATGGTAATAGATTCATTCATTATTCTTTCTTCACTATTTATCTTTGATGATACGGCAAGGGTCTTATATAGTATTGTAAGTATCTATGTAAGTTCTAAAATAATTGATACAATTTTAACAGGTAGGCTAAATAAAAAAGTGGTTTACCTTGTAACAAATGAAACAGAACTTCTAAGAAAACTAATAGCAAAGCAACTTGGACCTGAAGGAACTATAATAAAAGGTGATGGTTTATACCAAGACCAAGAGAAAAAAATGATTTTGTTAGTTGTAGAAGTTGGAAAACTACAAGTTCTAAGACAGATTGTAAAACAAAACGATCCAGATGGCTTCTTAATAATCACAGAAGCCACTGAAATGCTAGGGAGAGGTCACTAA
- a CDS encoding SDR family NAD(P)-dependent oxidoreductase: MDFTQKVLIITGASTGIGEATAKKLLSLNAKVYNLDIVQKEHKGINFVKCDVSDYTSVKSAVKKVLEKESKIDLLFANAGIHLFANIEETSIEEFEKVLDVNIKGVYYILKEIIPIMKSQNEGKILLMGSDQSFVGKGKSSAYGLTKGAIAQLTKSTAIDYAPYNIKVNCICPGTIDTPLLDKAVDKFKSLTGMQNDEVVKLLEEAQPIQRIAKPEEIANMACYLLSDENSFMTGSLVPVDGGYTCQ; this comes from the coding sequence ATGGATTTTACTCAAAAAGTGCTTATTATTACAGGTGCATCTACAGGGATTGGTGAGGCAACAGCTAAAAAGTTACTTTCTTTAAACGCAAAGGTTTATAATCTAGATATAGTTCAAAAAGAGCATAAAGGTATTAACTTTGTTAAATGTGATGTAAGTGATTATACTAGTGTAAAAAGTGCTGTTAAAAAAGTCCTTGAAAAAGAAAGTAAAATCGATTTACTTTTTGCAAATGCAGGGATTCACTTATTTGCAAATATAGAAGAAACTTCTATCGAAGAGTTTGAAAAAGTACTTGATGTAAATATCAAAGGGGTTTACTATATTTTAAAAGAAATTATTCCTATTATGAAGTCTCAAAATGAAGGTAAAATCTTACTTATGGGCTCAGATCAATCTTTTGTAGGAAAAGGAAAAAGCTCTGCTTATGGTTTAACTAAAGGGGCTATTGCTCAACTTACAAAAAGTACAGCAATTGATTATGCACCTTATAACATAAAAGTAAATTGTATATGTCCAGGAACTATAGATACTCCACTTTTAGATAAGGCTGTTGATAAATTCAAATCTTTAACTGGTATGCAAAATGATGAGGTTGTAAAACTTTTAGAAGAAGCCCAACCTATTCAAAGAATTGCAAAACCTGAGGAAATAGCAAATATGGCTTGTTATTTACTATCTGATGAAAATAGTTTTATGACAGGCTCTTTAGTACCAGTTGATGGTGGATATACTTGTCAATAA
- a CDS encoding pentapeptide repeat-containing protein, whose translation MFKTNDYWEEEFTKLQEKQFDKIYFDSCTFVKCDFTKSIMQGCKFTECTFINCDLSLTSLKSCTFNDVEFKDSKLIGISWSSCDEPYDVIFNNCNISQNSFHLMNLRSMKFKDSLIKDTGFEECDLQKAVFQNCDLELTTFYNNDLKNANFENSKNYLIDPKQNDIENAVFSLPEALSFLSLLPIKIK comes from the coding sequence ATGTTTAAAACTAATGATTATTGGGAAGAAGAGTTTACAAAACTTCAAGAAAAACAGTTTGATAAAATATATTTTGACTCATGTACTTTTGTAAAGTGTGATTTTACAAAAAGTATTATGCAAGGCTGTAAGTTTACAGAATGTACTTTTATAAATTGTGATTTATCCCTTACTAGTTTGAAATCTTGTACTTTCAATGATGTAGAGTTTAAAGACTCTAAGCTAATTGGTATTTCATGGAGTTCTTGTGATGAACCTTATGATGTAATTTTCAATAATTGTAATATCTCACAAAACTCTTTTCATCTTATGAATTTACGAAGTATGAAGTTTAAAGATTCACTTATTAAAGATACTGGTTTTGAAGAGTGTGATTTACAAAAAGCAGTGTTTCAAAACTGTGATTTAGAACTTACTACTTTTTATAACAATGACTTAAAAAATGCAAATTTTGAGAATTCAAAAAACTATTTGATTGACCCAAAACAAAACGATATAGAAAATGCAGTGTTTTCTTTGCCTGAGGCTTTAAGCTTTTTGAGTTTACTACCTATTAAAATAAAGTAG
- a CDS encoding alpha/beta hydrolase, with translation MKEKIYMIPGLMTDERLWSRITPLLEDKYEIVHTPIPHSEDFDEIIDILFEQFTEEKVNLIGFSLGGYIASYFAITYPNRVNKLFTVAATPGASTEAEIERRKEKFIVIEKEGFQGLTYDKAKSLVEKQEDEELIKIIQDMFLDLGKETFVSQLTSTFYRKDLFEDLTHLDIPIWFFYSKDDRLLNQNSIHRLDTVEHKMKVVCREGTSHNIPLEVPEDLSTLIDKWMKK, from the coding sequence ATGAAAGAAAAAATTTATATGATACCAGGTCTTATGACTGATGAGAGACTTTGGAGTAGAATAACGCCACTATTAGAAGATAAATATGAAATAGTACATACTCCTATTCCTCATAGTGAGGATTTTGATGAGATTATTGATATATTGTTTGAGCAGTTTACAGAAGAGAAAGTAAATCTTATAGGGTTTTCTTTAGGAGGATATATTGCTTCATATTTTGCTATTACTTATCCAAACAGAGTAAACAAGCTTTTTACCGTAGCAGCAACTCCTGGTGCTTCAACAGAAGCAGAGATTGAAAGAAGAAAAGAGAAGTTTATTGTAATAGAAAAAGAAGGCTTTCAAGGTCTTACATATGATAAAGCAAAGTCTTTAGTAGAAAAGCAAGAAGATGAAGAACTTATAAAAATAATTCAAGATATGTTTTTAGATTTAGGTAAAGAGACTTTTGTATCTCAACTTACATCTACTTTTTATAGAAAAGATTTGTTTGAAGACTTAACTCATTTAGATATACCTATTTGGTTCTTCTATAGTAAAGATGATAGATTACTAAATCAAAACTCTATTCACAGACTTGATACTGTTGAGCATAAAATGAAAGTTGTATGTAGAGAAGGAACTAGCCATAATATTCCTTTGGAAGTACCAGAAGATTTAAGTACTTTAATAGATAAATGGATGAAAAAATAG
- a CDS encoding YccF domain-containing protein: MLSLLGNIIWFIFGGIFMGIAWAFFGLLAFVSIIGIPWGRACFVISGFSFFPFGREAISRDELTHKEDIGTSEFGLIGNILWFIFAGIWLAIGHMISAIACFITIIGIPFSIQHLKLAAISLAPIGKTVVDKEVAQAARMSNAKETLSNLRD, from the coding sequence ATGCTTAGTCTTTTGGGAAATATAATTTGGTTTATTTTTGGTGGAATATTTATGGGAATTGCTTGGGCATTTTTTGGTCTTTTGGCTTTTGTAAGTATTATTGGAATACCTTGGGGTAGGGCTTGTTTTGTGATATCTGGCTTTTCTTTTTTTCCCTTTGGAAGAGAAGCTATTTCAAGAGATGAGCTAACACATAAAGAAGATATCGGAACTAGTGAATTTGGTCTTATTGGAAATATCTTATGGTTTATTTTTGCAGGTATTTGGCTAGCAATAGGTCATATGATTTCTGCAATTGCTTGTTTTATTACTATTATAGGAATACCTTTTTCTATACAACATTTAAAATTAGCTGCTATTTCTTTAGCTCCTATTGGAAAAACTGTTGTTGATAAAGAAGTGGCGCAAGCTGCAAGAATGTCAAATGCCAAAGAAACACTTTCAAATTTGAGAGACTAA